A single region of the Malaclemys terrapin pileata isolate rMalTer1 chromosome 4, rMalTer1.hap1, whole genome shotgun sequence genome encodes:
- the TMEM62 gene encoding transmembrane protein 62 isoform X6: MSQMEELSSLATESRHSNQTIWFGHYPTSTIISPSSGVRMVMSSATAYLCGHLHTLGGLMPVLHSRHPQGTLELELGDWMENRKYRILAFDHDLLSFADLNFEEWPAVLITNPKSLLYSSSTHEPLVKILHSTHIRILIFSPSFITSVKVSIDGVHLGDAHHVSGPLYVLKWNPQNYSEGLHHIDVTVQDAIGKSSTQGHTFAVNENLSLRFGFLSSLILLTDHYILAQVLFGLTVLAQITLLLIFRYLRKPTLKGPPGLVMLTSFSLHVLSKTNTFYYSVLILSLYTALGPWFIGEVIDGQMGICFSFGVIVGGHFLQGSLTFVVGILQVIFFNLPLMAYLCWCLLLRCQGHSFCSHVRHVRHFLAVTIHLTMLLLLAWQIYSCYFLQWTYGTLAFFLSPMKTWLVVLTLVLIHKSWTLSSSELRTYIVEMKNCQSS, translated from the exons AGTCAAATGGAAGAGCTGTCTTCCTTGGCCACAGAAAGTCGTCATAGCAACCAAACCATCTGGTTTGGCCATTACCCCACTTCAACAATCATCTCCCCATCCTCGGGAGTACGAATGGTAATGAG ctctgccacagcctaTTTGTGTGGGCACCTCCATACATTGGGTGGACTGATGCCAGTCCTGCATAGTCGGCACCCTCAGGGCACTCTGGAACTGGAGCTGGGAGACTGGATGGAAAATAGGAA GTACCGGATCCTTGCATTTGATCATGACCTCCTTAGCTTTGCAGATCTGAACTTTGAGGAGTGGCCAGCTGTTCTCATCACCAACCCCAAATCGTTACTTTATAGCAGTTCTACTCATGAACCATTAGTGAAAATTCTTCACTCCACCCACATCAG AATTTTGATCTTCTCTCCTTCTTTCATCACCTCTGTGAAGGTCAGTATTGATGGAGTTCATTTGGGGGATGCTCATCATGTGTCTGGTCCTCTCTACGTACTGAAGTGGAACCCTCAAAACTATAGTGAAGGGTTACATCACATAGATGTAACTGTCCAG GATGCCATTGGGAAGAGCAGCACTCAAGGTCATACATTTGCTGTGAATGAAAACCTCTCTCTTAGATTTGGCTTCTTGTCATCTCTCATTCTCCTTACAGACCACTACATCCTG GCTCAAGTACTGTTTGGGCTGACTGTTCTTGCTCAGATCACCTTGCTTCTTATTTTCAGGTACCTTAGAAAGCCAACACTTAAAG GACCCCCAGGATTAGTAATGCTGACCTCCTTTTCACTTCACGTCTTGAGCAAAACAAACACCTTCTATTACTCTGTTCTGATACTGAGTTTGTATACAGCTCTGG gaccttggtttatTGGCGAGGTGATAGATGGCCAGATGGGCATCTGTTTTTCCTTTGGGGTAATTGTTGGTGGACATTTCCTGCAAGGCAGCTTGACATTTGTGGTTGGAATTTTACAG GTGATATTTTTTAACTTGCCTTTGATGGCTTACCTGTGCTGGTGCCTGTTGCTACGATGCCAGGGGCATAGCTTCTGCTCTCATGTCCGTCATGTCAGGCACTTCCTGGCTGTGACAATCCACCTAACCATGCTGCTCCTGCTGGCCTGGCAAATCTATTCCTGTTACTTCCTGCAATGGACCTATGGAACTCTGGCTTTCTTCCTCTCCCCAATGAAGACCTGGTTGGTGGTGCTGACTCTAGTTCTGATCCATAAATCCTGGACACTGAGCTCTTCTGAGCTGAGAACTTACATAGTGGAAATGAAAAACTGTCAGAGCTCTTGA
- the TMEM62 gene encoding transmembrane protein 62 isoform X5, protein MEELSSLATESRHSNQTIWFGHYPTSTIISPSSGVRMVMSSATAYLCGHLHTLGGLMPVLHSRHPQGTLELELGDWMENRKYRILAFDHDLLSFADLNFEEWPAVLITNPKSLLYSSSTHEPLVKILHSTHIRILIFSPSFITSVKVSIDGVHLGDAHHVSGPLYVLKWNPQNYSEGLHHIDVTVQDAIGKSSTQGHTFAVNENLSLRFGFLSSLILLTDHYILAQVLFGLTVLAQITLLLIFRYLRKPTLKGPPGLVMLTSFSLHVLSKTNTFYYSVLILSLYTALGPWFIGEVIDGQMGICFSFGVIVGGHFLQGSLTFVVGILQVIFFNLPLMAYLCWCLLLRCQGHSFCSHVRHVRHFLAVTIHLTMLLLLAWQIYSCYFLQWTYGTLAFFLSPMKTWLVVLTLVLIHKSWTLSSSELRTYIVEMKNCQSS, encoded by the exons ATGGAAGAGCTGTCTTCCTTGGCCACAGAAAGTCGTCATAGCAACCAAACCATCTGGTTTGGCCATTACCCCACTTCAACAATCATCTCCCCATCCTCGGGAGTACGAATGGTAATGAG ctctgccacagcctaTTTGTGTGGGCACCTCCATACATTGGGTGGACTGATGCCAGTCCTGCATAGTCGGCACCCTCAGGGCACTCTGGAACTGGAGCTGGGAGACTGGATGGAAAATAGGAA GTACCGGATCCTTGCATTTGATCATGACCTCCTTAGCTTTGCAGATCTGAACTTTGAGGAGTGGCCAGCTGTTCTCATCACCAACCCCAAATCGTTACTTTATAGCAGTTCTACTCATGAACCATTAGTGAAAATTCTTCACTCCACCCACATCAG AATTTTGATCTTCTCTCCTTCTTTCATCACCTCTGTGAAGGTCAGTATTGATGGAGTTCATTTGGGGGATGCTCATCATGTGTCTGGTCCTCTCTACGTACTGAAGTGGAACCCTCAAAACTATAGTGAAGGGTTACATCACATAGATGTAACTGTCCAG GATGCCATTGGGAAGAGCAGCACTCAAGGTCATACATTTGCTGTGAATGAAAACCTCTCTCTTAGATTTGGCTTCTTGTCATCTCTCATTCTCCTTACAGACCACTACATCCTG GCTCAAGTACTGTTTGGGCTGACTGTTCTTGCTCAGATCACCTTGCTTCTTATTTTCAGGTACCTTAGAAAGCCAACACTTAAAG GACCCCCAGGATTAGTAATGCTGACCTCCTTTTCACTTCACGTCTTGAGCAAAACAAACACCTTCTATTACTCTGTTCTGATACTGAGTTTGTATACAGCTCTGG gaccttggtttatTGGCGAGGTGATAGATGGCCAGATGGGCATCTGTTTTTCCTTTGGGGTAATTGTTGGTGGACATTTCCTGCAAGGCAGCTTGACATTTGTGGTTGGAATTTTACAG GTGATATTTTTTAACTTGCCTTTGATGGCTTACCTGTGCTGGTGCCTGTTGCTACGATGCCAGGGGCATAGCTTCTGCTCTCATGTCCGTCATGTCAGGCACTTCCTGGCTGTGACAATCCACCTAACCATGCTGCTCCTGCTGGCCTGGCAAATCTATTCCTGTTACTTCCTGCAATGGACCTATGGAACTCTGGCTTTCTTCCTCTCCCCAATGAAGACCTGGTTGGTGGTGCTGACTCTAGTTCTGATCCATAAATCCTGGACACTGAGCTCTTCTGAGCTGAGAACTTACATAGTGGAAATGAAAAACTGTCAGAGCTCTTGA